Proteins encoded in a region of the Gordonia crocea genome:
- a CDS encoding acyclic terpene utilization AtuA family protein, whose protein sequence is MTDAVRIGNMSGFYGDRFTAMREMLEGGELDYLTGDYLAELTMLILGRDRLKDSSLGYAKTFLRQLEDCLGLALEKGVRIISNAGGLNPHGLAVAIRELADRLGLDAQVAFVSGDDLLKDAKKLGLGEPLTANAYLGAFGIKTALGRGADVVVTGRVTDASLTVGAAAHAFDWGYKDLDALAGAVVAGHIIECGTQATGGNYSFFTEIPMGHLGFPIAEMAADGSSVITKHEGTGGAVTVGTVTAQLLYEVGGPRYLNPDVTTRLDSVELEQLSPDRVAVRNIRGENPPTDLKVSLNFLAGIRNEIDVVLTGLDIEAKAKLFEEQFRAALPDEPAELGFELARTDRPDGTTEEQASALLRVVARDPDPAKVGRPFSAVAVELALASFPGFTLTAPPGNGSPYGVFEPGYVDAALVPHRVTQPDGVTVSIEPSPLRAAVPADEDTAVPPATDFGPTTTVPLGTIAGARSGDKGGSANIGVWVRSDEEFAWLDQALTADRVRELLPEVADLTIRRYALPNLRAVNFVIEGVLGRGVADNVRFDPQAKGMGEWLRSRPVPIPTAFLPANTLPANNVTKEN, encoded by the coding sequence ATGACTGACGCAGTCCGCATCGGCAACATGTCGGGCTTCTACGGCGACCGCTTCACCGCGATGCGCGAGATGCTCGAAGGCGGGGAGCTGGACTACCTGACCGGCGACTACCTGGCCGAGCTCACCATGCTCATCCTCGGCCGCGACCGCCTCAAGGATTCCTCGCTCGGCTACGCCAAAACCTTCCTGCGCCAACTCGAAGACTGCCTCGGCCTGGCCCTGGAGAAGGGTGTCCGGATCATCAGCAACGCCGGCGGCCTCAACCCGCACGGGCTGGCCGTCGCGATCCGCGAACTCGCCGACCGCCTCGGACTCGACGCCCAGGTCGCCTTCGTCAGCGGCGACGACCTTCTCAAGGACGCGAAGAAGTTGGGCTTGGGCGAACCGCTCACCGCCAATGCCTACCTCGGCGCCTTCGGTATCAAGACGGCGCTGGGCCGCGGTGCCGACGTCGTGGTCACCGGCCGCGTCACCGACGCCTCGCTCACCGTCGGCGCCGCCGCCCACGCCTTCGACTGGGGCTACAAGGACCTCGACGCCCTGGCCGGCGCCGTCGTCGCCGGGCACATCATCGAGTGCGGTACCCAGGCGACCGGCGGCAACTACTCTTTCTTCACCGAAATCCCGATGGGCCACTTGGGATTCCCCATCGCCGAAATGGCAGCCGACGGGTCGTCGGTCATCACCAAGCACGAGGGCACCGGGGGCGCGGTCACCGTCGGGACCGTCACCGCCCAGCTCCTCTACGAGGTCGGCGGCCCCCGCTACCTCAACCCCGACGTCACGACGCGGCTGGATTCGGTGGAACTGGAACAGCTCTCGCCGGACCGGGTCGCCGTACGGAACATCCGAGGCGAGAACCCGCCGACCGACCTCAAGGTGTCGCTGAACTTCCTCGCCGGCATCCGCAACGAAATCGACGTCGTCCTCACCGGTCTCGACATCGAGGCGAAGGCGAAGCTCTTCGAGGAACAGTTCCGCGCCGCGTTGCCCGACGAGCCGGCCGAGCTCGGCTTCGAGCTCGCCCGCACCGACCGTCCCGACGGGACGACCGAGGAACAGGCCAGCGCCCTGCTGCGCGTCGTCGCCCGCGACCCCGATCCGGCCAAGGTGGGCCGCCCGTTCTCGGCCGTCGCCGTCGAACTCGCACTGGCCAGCTTCCCCGGCTTCACACTGACCGCGCCGCCCGGAAACGGCTCGCCCTACGGCGTTTTCGAGCCGGGCTACGTCGACGCCGCGCTGGTGCCGCACCGCGTCACCCAGCCCGACGGCGTCACCGTCTCGATCGAACCCTCTCCGCTGCGGGCCGCGGTGCCCGCCGACGAGGACACCGCCGTTCCGCCGGCGACGGACTTCGGCCCGACGACGACCGTGCCGTTGGGCACCATCGCCGGTGCGCGGTCGGGCGACAAGGGCGGCAGCGCCAACATCGGCGTGTGGGTGCGCAGCGACGAGGAGTTCGCCTGGCTCGACCAGGCACTCACCGCCGATCGGGTCCGCGAGCTCCTGCCCGAGGTCGCCGACCTGACGATCCGCCGCTATGCGCTGCCCAACCTGCGCGCGGTGAACTTCGTCATTGAGGGCGTCCTGGGCCGCGGTGTCGCCGACAACGTGCGCTTCGACCCGCAGGCCAAGGGCATGGGCGAGTGGCTCCGCTCGCGGCCGGTCCCGATTCCCACCGCCTTCCTGCCCGCGAACACCCTGCCCGCGAACAACGTGACCAAGGAGAACTGA
- a CDS encoding acyl-CoA carboxylase subunit beta, whose translation MTVLQSKLDPAGEAFAEAAAAMNEKLVELSGEFDKALAGGGEKYVERHRKRGKMTARERIEMLIDPDSPFLELCPLAAWGSDFQVGASVVTGIGVVEGVECMIVANDPTVRGGTSNPWTLRKSLRANAIAMENRLPCISLVESGGADLPTQKEVFVPGGQLFRDLTRLSAAGIPTIALVFGNSTAGGAYIPGMSDHTVMIAERSKVFLGGPPLVKMATGEESDDETLGGATMHARESGLADYLAADEQDALRIGRRIVARLNWRKKGPGPVAAPIEPRYDAEELLGIVPSDLKIPFNPRDVIARVVDDSDFDEFKPEYGNSLCTGWARIHGYPVGILANAQGVLFSAEAQKATQFIQLANRYDTPLLFLHNTTGYMVGAEYERGGIIKHGSMMINAVSNSRVPHISLLVGSSYGAGHYGMCGRAYDPRFLFAWPSAKSAVMGGAQLAGVISIVSRAATEARGGTVDEEADAGMRAMIEAQIEKESVPAFLSGMLYDDGVIDPRDTRSVLGMCLSAIHNGEVEGADGFGVFRM comes from the coding sequence ATGACCGTCCTACAGTCCAAACTCGACCCGGCCGGCGAGGCGTTCGCCGAAGCGGCCGCGGCGATGAACGAGAAGCTCGTCGAGCTCTCCGGCGAGTTCGACAAGGCGTTGGCCGGCGGTGGCGAGAAGTACGTCGAACGGCACCGCAAGCGCGGCAAGATGACCGCGCGCGAACGCATCGAGATGCTGATCGACCCGGACAGCCCCTTCCTCGAACTGTGTCCGCTCGCCGCCTGGGGGTCGGACTTCCAGGTCGGCGCGTCGGTGGTGACGGGGATCGGCGTCGTCGAAGGCGTCGAATGCATGATCGTCGCCAACGACCCGACGGTGCGCGGCGGGACATCGAACCCGTGGACCCTGCGGAAGAGTCTGCGCGCCAATGCGATTGCTATGGAGAACCGGCTGCCCTGCATCTCGCTGGTGGAGTCGGGCGGCGCCGACCTGCCGACCCAGAAGGAAGTCTTCGTCCCCGGCGGACAACTCTTCCGCGACCTCACGCGGCTGTCCGCGGCCGGCATCCCGACGATCGCCCTCGTGTTCGGCAACTCCACCGCCGGCGGCGCCTACATCCCGGGCATGAGCGACCACACGGTGATGATCGCCGAACGCTCCAAGGTCTTCCTCGGTGGTCCGCCGCTGGTGAAGATGGCCACCGGCGAGGAGAGCGACGACGAGACCCTCGGCGGAGCGACCATGCACGCCCGCGAGTCGGGCCTCGCGGACTATCTCGCCGCCGACGAGCAGGACGCCCTGCGCATCGGCCGTCGCATCGTGGCCCGGCTCAACTGGCGCAAGAAGGGCCCCGGGCCGGTGGCCGCGCCCATTGAACCCCGTTACGACGCGGAGGAACTGCTCGGCATCGTGCCGTCGGATCTCAAGATCCCGTTCAATCCGCGCGACGTCATCGCCCGCGTCGTCGACGACAGCGACTTCGACGAGTTCAAGCCCGAGTACGGCAACTCGCTGTGCACCGGGTGGGCGCGGATACACGGCTATCCGGTGGGCATCCTGGCCAACGCGCAGGGCGTGCTCTTCTCCGCCGAGGCGCAGAAAGCCACCCAGTTCATCCAGCTGGCGAACCGGTACGACACCCCGTTGTTGTTCCTGCACAACACGACCGGCTATATGGTGGGCGCCGAATACGAGCGCGGCGGCATCATCAAGCACGGCTCGATGATGATCAACGCGGTATCCAACTCCCGGGTCCCGCACATCTCGCTGCTGGTGGGGTCGAGCTACGGCGCCGGCCACTACGGCATGTGCGGCCGGGCCTACGACCCGCGCTTCCTGTTCGCCTGGCCGAGCGCGAAATCGGCGGTCATGGGCGGGGCACAGCTGGCCGGCGTCATCTCCATCGTCTCCCGGGCGGCCACCGAGGCCCGCGGCGGAACGGTTGACGAGGAGGCCGACGCCGGGATGCGCGCCATGATCGAGGCGCAGATCGAAAAGGAGTCGGTACCGGCCTTCCTGTCCGGGATGCTCTACGACGACGGGGTGATCGACCCGCGCGACACCCGCTCGGTGCTGGGCATGTGCCTGTCGGCGATCCACAACGGCGAGGTCGAAGGTGCCGATGGCTTCGGCGTCTTCCGGATGTGA
- a CDS encoding TIGR03084 family metal-binding protein — translation MSATAGIVADLTAESDSLDDLVAELPAEAWATDTPAAGWTIAHQIGHLLWTDRVSLIACTDPDRFAEMLAEAAPKAAVFVDEAAEVEAARPPAELLADWRTTRATLAGALCAVPDGTKLPWFGPPMSASSMATARIMETWAHGLDIADALGITREPTERLRHVAHIGVRTRDFAYMVNGKTPPTEPFRYELTGPTGQIWTWGPDDASNVVRGPALDFCELATQRRHIDDLALTTVGDDAAEWVTIAQCFAGPPGGGRAPSA, via the coding sequence ATGTCAGCAACCGCTGGGATTGTGGCCGACCTGACGGCCGAGAGCGACTCCCTCGACGACCTCGTCGCGGAGTTGCCCGCCGAGGCGTGGGCGACCGACACCCCGGCGGCCGGCTGGACGATCGCGCACCAGATCGGGCACCTGCTGTGGACCGATCGGGTCTCGTTGATCGCCTGCACCGACCCGGACCGATTCGCCGAGATGCTGGCGGAGGCGGCGCCGAAGGCGGCCGTCTTCGTCGACGAGGCCGCCGAGGTGGAAGCGGCACGACCGCCGGCCGAACTCCTCGCCGACTGGCGCACGACCCGCGCGACGCTTGCCGGTGCGCTGTGCGCCGTACCCGACGGCACCAAGTTGCCGTGGTTCGGCCCGCCGATGTCGGCGTCGTCGATGGCCACCGCGCGGATCATGGAGACCTGGGCGCACGGGCTCGACATCGCCGACGCGCTCGGGATCACCCGCGAACCCACCGAGCGGCTGCGCCACGTCGCGCACATCGGCGTCCGCACCCGCGACTTCGCCTACATGGTCAACGGCAAGACGCCGCCGACCGAGCCATTCCGCTACGAACTCACCGGCCCGACGGGCCAGATCTGGACTTGGGGCCCCGACGACGCGTCGAATGTGGTCCGCGGCCCGGCCCTCGACTTTTGCGAACTGGCGACCCAGCGCCGCCACATCGACGACCTCGCCCTCACGACCGTCGGCGACGACGCCGCGGAATGGGTGACCATCGCGCAATGCTTCGCCGGTCCACCCGGCGGCGGGCGGGCACCGTCGGCGTGA
- a CDS encoding enoyl-CoA hydratase family protein: MADELTRVVDVEVSAAVATVTLNSPSNRNALSAQLVGQLTEALEAAAADSAIRAVVLTHTGGTFCAGADLGEALRRGLSPEEATAEGTRAMTTLMRAMVAMPKPVIVVADGHVRAGGFGLVGAADIALVGPSATFALTEARLGLAPSMISVVLLPKMTARAVGRYFLTGEAFDPSTAERIGLVTRALSGVEELSAELDAVLGGVRKASPQGLAASKALTTAAILADFDEAAGARAAESAALFASDEAREGMTAFLSKRKPSWDAGQ, translated from the coding sequence ATGGCTGACGAACTGACCCGGGTCGTCGACGTCGAGGTGTCGGCAGCGGTTGCCACCGTGACGCTGAACTCGCCGTCGAACCGGAACGCCTTGTCGGCGCAACTGGTCGGGCAGCTGACCGAGGCACTCGAGGCGGCGGCCGCCGATTCGGCGATACGCGCCGTCGTGCTGACGCACACCGGTGGAACCTTCTGCGCCGGAGCCGATTTGGGTGAGGCGCTGCGACGCGGGCTGAGCCCGGAGGAGGCCACCGCCGAGGGCACCCGCGCGATGACGACCCTCATGCGCGCGATGGTGGCGATGCCCAAGCCCGTCATCGTCGTCGCCGACGGGCATGTGCGGGCCGGCGGGTTCGGGTTGGTCGGCGCGGCAGACATTGCGCTCGTCGGGCCGTCGGCGACCTTTGCGCTCACCGAGGCCCGACTCGGGTTGGCGCCGTCGATGATCTCCGTGGTGCTCCTACCCAAGATGACTGCGCGCGCCGTCGGCCGGTACTTCCTGACCGGTGAGGCATTCGATCCGTCAACCGCCGAGCGGATCGGTTTGGTGACCAGGGCGTTGTCGGGTGTGGAGGAGTTGTCGGCCGAGCTCGACGCGGTGCTGGGCGGGGTCCGCAAGGCGTCGCCGCAGGGATTGGCGGCGTCGAAGGCGTTGACCACCGCCGCGATTCTGGCCGACTTCGACGAGGCGGCGGGCGCCCGCGCGGCGGAGTCCGCGGCGTTGTTCGCCTCCGACGAGGCGCGCGAGGGGATGACGGCGTTCCTGTCCAAGCGCAAGCCGAGCTGGGACGCGGGGCAGTGA
- a CDS encoding ATP-binding protein → MMTTTATKPVAREITSVLVANRGEIACRVFETCRALGIATVAVHSDPDADAPHVRQADTAVRLPGATSAETYLRGDLVIEAARAAGADAIHPGYGFLSENAEFAQAVIDAGLVWIGPPPSAITAMGSKVNAKSLMAEAGVPILGDLDPTTVTADDLPLLIKASAGGGGRGMRIVRDLSELEENVAAAKREAESAFGDPTVFCEPYVERGHHIEVQVMADNHGAVWAVGERECSIQRRHQKVIEEAPAPLVERLAAEGDAALREKLYDAARKAVAAIGYAGAGTVEFLADGRGRFYFLETNTRLQVEHPVTEETTGLDLVEWQLRVAMGEPLVGDEPTANGHSIEVRLYAENPAAEWAPQSGTVHRFAIAEQSGLSRLRVDTGIADGSTISTFYDPMIAKVISWAPTRRRSAAVLASALAHATLHGPVTNRDMLVNTLRSEEFLSGDTDTAFIDEVGLDVLSAPLASEQDIRLAAIAAALADAEGNRAAAQSLSSVPSGFRNIASGYQTKSFGRGDEEIAVRYRFERRAGSSVSAAAPGFGVALPDDEGVEVVSAAGDSVVLAVDGVARTLRVARYGDAVFVDGPDTSVTLRVLPRYVDPSAVQRPGSLLAPMPGSVIRVAVAEGDTVTAGQPLLWLEAMKMEHTIAAPSDGVVATLAVEVGRQLAVGDVLAIIEALPSDDDA, encoded by the coding sequence ATGATGACGACAACAGCCACCAAACCCGTTGCCCGCGAGATCACCTCGGTCCTCGTCGCCAATCGCGGCGAGATCGCGTGCCGCGTGTTCGAGACGTGCCGGGCCCTGGGCATCGCCACCGTCGCGGTGCATTCCGATCCCGACGCCGACGCCCCGCACGTCCGTCAAGCAGACACCGCGGTGCGGTTGCCCGGCGCCACGTCGGCGGAAACCTATCTGCGCGGCGACCTGGTCATCGAGGCGGCCCGTGCGGCCGGCGCCGATGCCATCCACCCCGGGTACGGATTCCTCTCGGAGAACGCGGAATTCGCCCAAGCGGTGATCGACGCCGGACTGGTGTGGATCGGTCCGCCGCCTTCGGCGATCACCGCGATGGGTTCGAAGGTCAACGCCAAGTCGCTGATGGCCGAGGCGGGAGTCCCGATCCTCGGCGACCTCGATCCGACGACGGTCACCGCCGACGATCTGCCGCTGCTCATCAAGGCCTCCGCCGGCGGCGGCGGGCGCGGCATGCGGATCGTGCGCGACCTGTCCGAGCTCGAGGAGAACGTGGCCGCCGCCAAGCGCGAGGCGGAGTCGGCTTTCGGCGACCCCACCGTGTTCTGCGAGCCCTACGTCGAGCGCGGCCACCACATCGAAGTCCAAGTGATGGCCGACAATCACGGCGCGGTCTGGGCGGTCGGGGAGCGGGAGTGCTCCATCCAGCGCCGCCACCAGAAGGTGATCGAGGAGGCGCCGGCCCCACTCGTGGAGCGACTGGCCGCTGAGGGCGATGCCGCGCTGCGCGAGAAGCTGTACGACGCCGCCCGCAAGGCCGTCGCCGCGATCGGCTATGCCGGTGCCGGGACCGTCGAGTTCCTCGCCGACGGCCGGGGACGGTTCTACTTCCTCGAGACGAATACCCGGCTTCAGGTGGAACACCCGGTCACCGAGGAGACCACCGGGCTCGACCTGGTCGAGTGGCAGTTGCGCGTCGCGATGGGCGAACCCCTCGTCGGCGACGAGCCGACCGCGAACGGCCACTCCATCGAGGTCCGGCTCTACGCAGAGAACCCTGCCGCCGAGTGGGCGCCCCAGTCGGGCACGGTGCACCGGTTCGCGATCGCCGAACAGTCGGGGTTGTCGCGGCTGCGCGTCGACACCGGAATCGCCGACGGCAGTACGATTTCCACCTTCTACGACCCGATGATCGCCAAGGTGATCAGCTGGGCCCCGACCCGACGCCGCAGTGCCGCGGTACTCGCCTCGGCATTGGCGCACGCGACGCTGCACGGACCGGTCACCAACCGCGACATGCTGGTCAACACGCTGCGCTCGGAGGAGTTCCTCTCCGGCGACACCGACACCGCCTTCATCGACGAGGTGGGACTCGACGTGCTGTCGGCCCCGCTCGCGTCGGAGCAGGATATCCGGTTGGCGGCCATTGCCGCCGCGCTGGCCGACGCGGAGGGCAATCGCGCTGCGGCGCAGTCGTTGTCGTCGGTCCCCTCCGGGTTCCGCAACATCGCCTCGGGTTACCAGACCAAGTCGTTCGGCCGGGGCGACGAGGAGATCGCGGTCCGGTACCGCTTCGAGCGCCGGGCCGGTTCCTCGGTGAGCGCGGCGGCGCCCGGATTCGGCGTCGCCCTTCCCGACGACGAGGGAGTCGAGGTCGTCTCTGCGGCAGGGGATTCCGTCGTCCTTGCCGTCGACGGGGTGGCGCGCACGCTGCGCGTGGCCCGATACGGAGATGCGGTCTTCGTCGACGGGCCGGACACATCGGTCACCCTGCGGGTGCTGCCGCGCTACGTCGACCCGTCGGCCGTGCAGCGACCCGGTTCGCTGCTCGCACCGATGCCCGGATCGGTCATCCGCGTCGCGGTGGCCGAGGGCGACACCGTCACCGCCGGACAGCCGCTGCTGTGGCTCGAGGCGATGAAGATGGAGCACACCATCGCCGCCCCCAGCGACGGGGTGGTGGCCACGCTGGCGGTCGAGGTCGGCCGCCAGCTCGCCGTCGGCGACGTACTCGCCATCATCGAAGCGTTGCCGTCTGACGACGACGCCTGA
- a CDS encoding TetR/AcrR family transcriptional regulator encodes MTTARQPQQERSRATRERLLDATVEMLAGQGWSATTVAAVAEAAGVSRGAAQHHFPTREALITAVMEEMFESMTGDASRVVGALPDDLDARVRIVVDKAVSIYTGTEFKAALQVWAAAASDPALREVILPLEAKLARAAHKFTVTGLDPTGENPEAHRLAQVTLDLARGLGLADTLSDDSRRRSQVVATWVEQLVAALR; translated from the coding sequence GTGACCACCGCGCGCCAGCCGCAGCAGGAACGCTCGCGGGCCACCCGCGAGCGGCTTCTCGATGCCACGGTGGAAATGCTTGCCGGACAAGGATGGTCGGCGACGACCGTCGCCGCGGTGGCCGAGGCCGCCGGGGTGTCGCGCGGCGCGGCGCAGCACCACTTTCCGACCCGCGAGGCGCTGATCACCGCGGTCATGGAGGAGATGTTCGAGTCGATGACCGGTGATGCGTCACGGGTCGTGGGCGCGTTGCCCGACGATCTCGACGCACGCGTGCGCATCGTCGTGGACAAGGCGGTGTCGATCTACACCGGCACCGAATTCAAAGCGGCGCTGCAGGTGTGGGCCGCCGCGGCATCGGATCCCGCGCTGCGCGAGGTGATCCTGCCGTTGGAGGCGAAGCTCGCCCGGGCCGCCCACAAGTTCACCGTCACCGGGCTGGACCCGACCGGCGAGAATCCCGAAGCGCACCGGTTGGCGCAGGTCACCCTCGACCTGGCGCGCGGGTTGGGGTTGGCCGACACGTTGTCCGACGACTCTCGTCGGCGCAGTCAGGTCGTGGCGACGTGGGTCGAGCAGTTGGTGGCCGCGCTCCGCTAA
- a CDS encoding PaaI family thioesterase: MTPKNAFEAFAIRVIADSDPIAMTQSLGTRVLDHRGLVDMPALMVLFDDLGGIPFAIADRSSSSLQARLSLSMGARPGVDDVLRGDSRVEMSDEALGSTTVRITRGGEPVLTGTARNVRVGRAVVGESEVVVGEPLPAPDEVPAPAPIDPSLTGAQIIASIADGSRRIGPLAELLGGEVVDPDPAALRFAVPAAQWMGNFFGTMHGGMIGAITAQAASLGVAANLRAGVGYQLVEFTVAFLRSPAVDGRPVTATVTPVKIGRRLSTVDVVLHDADGTLLARGTADARCDA, from the coding sequence GTGACCCCGAAGAACGCCTTCGAGGCGTTTGCGATCCGGGTGATCGCCGACAGCGATCCCATCGCCATGACGCAGTCGTTGGGCACGCGCGTGCTCGACCACCGCGGACTGGTCGACATGCCCGCGCTGATGGTGCTTTTCGACGATCTCGGCGGTATCCCGTTCGCGATTGCCGACCGCTCCTCGTCGTCGTTGCAGGCTCGGCTGAGTCTGTCGATGGGGGCGCGCCCCGGCGTCGACGACGTGTTGCGCGGCGACAGTCGGGTGGAGATGTCCGACGAGGCGCTCGGTTCGACGACGGTGCGCATCACCCGCGGCGGCGAGCCGGTGCTCACCGGGACGGCGCGCAACGTCCGGGTCGGACGTGCGGTGGTGGGGGAGTCCGAGGTGGTCGTCGGCGAGCCGTTGCCGGCGCCCGACGAGGTGCCCGCCCCGGCGCCGATCGACCCGTCGTTGACGGGCGCGCAGATCATCGCCTCGATCGCGGATGGTTCGCGTCGGATCGGTCCGCTCGCGGAGCTGCTGGGTGGGGAGGTCGTCGATCCGGATCCCGCGGCGCTGCGGTTCGCCGTTCCGGCGGCCCAGTGGATGGGCAACTTCTTCGGCACCATGCACGGCGGGATGATCGGGGCGATCACCGCGCAGGCCGCGTCGTTGGGGGTGGCGGCGAATCTGCGGGCAGGGGTGGGTTACCAACTCGTCGAGTTCACCGTCGCGTTCTTGCGGTCGCCCGCCGTCGACGGCCGACCCGTCACGGCGACGGTGACACCGGTCAAGATCGGCCGGCGCCTGTCCACCGTCGACGTGGTCCTCCACGACGCCGACGGGACGCTCCTCGCGCGCGGTACCGCGGACGCGAGGTGCGACGCGTAG
- a CDS encoding acyl-CoA dehydrogenase family protein codes for MSFIETDERKELRAAVAALGKKYGAEYFQKCAKEDLKTTELWKEAGDLGFIGVNLPEEYGGGGAGMYELAIVMEELAASGTGLLMLVVSPAICGNIIARFGTDEQKQRWLPGLASGEITMAFGITEPDAGSNSHQITTTARRDGDEWVLSGQKVFISGVDQADAVLVVGRTEEAKTGKLAPALFIVPTDTEGFSWTQIPMELQNPEKQFQLFFDDVRLPGDALVGEPEAALSQLFAGLNPERIMGAASAIGMGRFALDKAVAYAKDRTVWKTPIGAHQGIAHPLAAGKVDLEMAKLMMQKAATLYDAGDDWGAAEPANMAKYAAAEASTKLVDQAVHTLGGNGLTTEYGLAPMLALVRIAKVAPVSREMVLNFVAQTSLGLPKSY; via the coding sequence ATGAGTTTCATCGAGACCGACGAACGCAAAGAGCTGCGCGCCGCCGTGGCCGCACTGGGCAAGAAGTACGGCGCCGAGTACTTCCAGAAGTGCGCCAAGGAAGACCTCAAGACCACCGAACTGTGGAAAGAGGCCGGCGACCTCGGCTTCATCGGCGTCAACCTGCCCGAAGAATACGGCGGCGGTGGCGCCGGGATGTACGAGCTGGCCATCGTCATGGAGGAGTTGGCGGCATCGGGCACCGGGCTGCTGATGCTCGTCGTGTCACCGGCCATCTGCGGCAACATCATCGCCCGCTTCGGTACCGACGAGCAGAAGCAGCGGTGGCTTCCCGGCCTGGCCAGCGGTGAGATCACGATGGCGTTCGGCATCACCGAGCCCGACGCGGGGTCGAACTCGCACCAGATCACCACGACCGCGCGCCGCGATGGCGACGAGTGGGTGCTGTCGGGGCAGAAGGTGTTCATCTCCGGCGTCGACCAGGCCGACGCCGTCCTGGTCGTCGGGCGCACCGAGGAGGCCAAGACCGGCAAGCTCGCGCCCGCGCTGTTCATCGTGCCCACCGACACCGAAGGCTTTTCGTGGACCCAGATCCCGATGGAACTGCAGAATCCGGAAAAGCAGTTCCAACTGTTCTTCGACGACGTGCGGTTGCCCGGCGACGCCCTCGTCGGCGAGCCCGAGGCCGCGCTGAGCCAGCTGTTCGCGGGTCTCAACCCGGAGCGGATCATGGGCGCTGCGTCGGCGATCGGCATGGGCCGGTTCGCGCTGGACAAGGCGGTCGCCTACGCCAAGGACCGCACCGTGTGGAAGACGCCGATCGGCGCCCACCAGGGAATCGCGCACCCCTTGGCCGCCGGCAAGGTCGATCTGGAGATGGCCAAGCTGATGATGCAGAAGGCCGCAACGCTGTACGACGCGGGTGACGACTGGGGCGCCGCCGAACCGGCGAACATGGCGAAATATGCTGCAGCGGAAGCGTCGACGAAGCTTGTCGACCAGGCCGTGCACACGCTGGGCGGCAACGGGCTGACCACAGAGTACGGCTTGGCGCCGATGCTGGCGCTGGTCCGGATCGCCAAGGTTGCACCGGTCAGCCGCGAGATGGTGCTGAACTTCGTCGCGCAGACCAGCCTCGGCCTGCCGAAGTCGTACTGA
- a CDS encoding acyl-CoA dehydrogenase family protein, with product MPFTSLLWDNPERTQLRATVADFVERHVLPYQDEWERTGELPRSLHAEAAKLGLFGLAIPEEVGGSGGDFIDSVVLGEEFLYRGASGGVWASLFTSGIALPHLIAAGDPAQIDRWVRPTLAGEKIGSLAITEPSGGSDVGHLRTKAVRDGDEYIVNGSKTFITSGVRADFVVTAVRTGGDGAGGVSLLVVDKDTPGFTVTRKLDKMGWLASDTAELSYDDVRVPVANLVGAENSGFAQIANAFVSERVGLAVQAYAHAQRCLDLTLEWVRARETFGRPLIARQSVQDTVTEMARRIDIARTYTRTLVETKAAGGNADLIAEVCFAKNTAVETGEWVADKAVQLFGGMGYMNGTEVERQYRDMRILGIGGGTTEILTGLAAKRLGYQA from the coding sequence ATGCCGTTCACGTCGCTGCTCTGGGACAACCCGGAGCGCACCCAACTGCGCGCGACGGTCGCCGACTTCGTCGAGCGCCACGTCCTGCCGTACCAGGACGAGTGGGAACGCACCGGCGAACTCCCCCGGTCGCTGCATGCCGAGGCCGCCAAGCTGGGGCTCTTCGGACTCGCAATCCCCGAAGAGGTCGGCGGATCCGGCGGCGACTTCATCGACTCGGTCGTCCTCGGCGAAGAGTTCCTCTACCGGGGGGCCTCCGGCGGCGTCTGGGCCTCGTTGTTCACCAGCGGCATCGCGTTGCCGCACTTGATCGCCGCGGGCGACCCGGCGCAGATCGACCGATGGGTGCGCCCGACGCTGGCCGGGGAGAAGATCGGTTCGCTGGCCATCACCGAGCCCAGTGGCGGCAGCGACGTCGGACACCTGCGCACCAAGGCGGTCCGCGACGGCGACGAATACATCGTCAACGGATCCAAGACCTTCATCACCTCCGGGGTCCGCGCCGACTTCGTGGTCACCGCGGTCCGCACCGGCGGTGACGGCGCGGGCGGCGTCTCGCTGCTCGTCGTCGACAAGGACACGCCCGGGTTCACCGTGACGCGCAAACTCGACAAGATGGGCTGGCTCGCCTCCGACACCGCCGAGCTCTCCTACGACGACGTGCGGGTCCCGGTCGCCAACCTGGTCGGAGCTGAGAACTCCGGGTTCGCCCAGATCGCCAATGCCTTTGTCTCCGAACGGGTCGGCCTCGCCGTCCAGGCCTATGCCCACGCACAGCGCTGCCTCGACCTGACCCTGGAATGGGTGCGTGCCCGCGAGACCTTCGGACGCCCGCTGATCGCGCGACAGTCGGTGCAGGACACCGTCACCGAGATGGCGCGGCGCATCGACATCGCCCGCACCTACACCCGAACACTCGTCGAGACCAAGGCCGCGGGCGGCAACGCCGACCTCATCGCCGAGGTCTGCTTCGCGAAGAACACCGCCGTGGAAACCGGGGAGTGGGTAGCCGACAAGGCGGTTCAGCTGTTCGGCGGCATGGGGTACATGAACGGCACCGAGGTGGAGCGCCAGTACCGCGACATGCGCATCCTCGGCATCGGCGGCGGGACCACCGAGATCTTGACCGGTCTGGCAGCGAAACGATTGGGGTACCAGGCATGA